The Pseudofrankia sp. DC12 region TCCACCAGCGTCCGCAGCTCCACGGCGAAGGCCGCCCGCGCGAACGCCCCGTCCACCAGCTCGATCGCGACCCACCCGCCGGGGCACGCGTCGACGCCCAGCACCCTGGCCCCGAGAACCCTGGCCCCCGGAACCCTGACCACACCGTCCGCCATCGCCAGCCCCCGGCTCCTGCCGTCGCCCCGCGGGTCACCATGGCAGGCCTGTCCCGCCCGACGCCCGCCATGGCCGATCTGTCACCTGCGTAAGGACAATGGGGTACGTGCGCGCCGAGGGCCACTGTCGGCTAGCCGTCAGTGCGGCCCGGCAGGCACCCGGCCGCCAGCACGCCGCGGCGCCGGCGGTCACGGGAACCGCCGGCGCCTCGCGCCCGGAACCGGCCGGGAGTGGACCGTCCGCCGGGGTCAGAAGACGATGGCCTCGGCGAGGTGCTGGGTCGGGAAGGTACCGGGGACCGGCTTGATCCCGAGGAACTTCAGCCCGGCCTTCTCGAAGAGGATCTCGAACTCCTTCGTGTTGTGGCGGGCGCCGCCGACGTTCAGCAGCAGGAACAGGTCGACCAGCGTGGTGACCCGCAGCTCCTCGACGCTGGCGTCCATCAGCGCGTCGATGATGACGACCTTGGCACCGGGCCTGGCGCTCTCCTTGATGTTGAGCAGCGCCTTCTCCGAGTTGGTGTTCGGCGCGTCGAGGATGTTCTTGAGGATGTAGAGGTCGACGTCGACCGGCACCTTGTCGTACAGGTCGCCGCTGACGATGGTGGCGCGCTCGGCGAGCTCACCGCCCTCCAGCAGCTTCGGGTCGGCGTTGGCGACGACGCTCTCCAGGTCGAACAGCGTGCCCTTGACGTGCGGGAAGCGCTCCATCAGCTCGACGAGCAGCCGGCCCTGGCCGCCGGCGATGTCCGCGACCGAGCCGACGCCGGTGAGGTCGAAGCCGTCCACGATCGGCGCCGCGGACAGCGCGGTGATCGCCGTCATCGCCTTCATGAAGTCGACCGCCGACTCGGCACCCTCGGCGCCGAGGTAGCTGTAGAAGTCCTTACCGTAGATGTCCGGGATGACGGTCTTCCCGGTCCTGACCGCGTCGGTGAGCCGGGGCCAGGCCTCCCACGTCCACGCCGCGCCCATCCACAGCACCAGGTACTTGATCGGGATCGGCGCGTCCTCGCGCAGGTAGCGGGACATGTCGTTGTGGGTGTAGCGCCCGGGCTCGACCTCGTCGAACACCCCGTGGACGGTCAGCGCGCGCATCAGCCGGGCCAGCGTTCCCGGCTCCGCCTGCGCGCTCTTGGCCAGCTCGTCGACGGTCACGCTGCCGTCGTCGAAGGAGTCCGGTATTCCCAGTTTGATGGCGGTCTGCACGATCGCGGCGAGGCCGGCGCCGACCGCCAGCTGCTCGATCCGGCGGACGACGTCGATCTTCTCGGCGGGCACGATGGAGGCCATGGGGCGGCCCTCTCTGTGGGTCGGGACGGTCTGTCAGGTGTCAGCGAGAGCCCGGTCCGGCGGCACCGCGGGCGCGGTACCGGGAGCGGGCCTGGAGTGGGGGCGTCAGCCCGCCGCGAGCTCGACGAGGGTGGTGACGAGCTGGGCCGGCGCCGGCATCGCGGCGACCTCGGCGGCGACGGCCCGGGCCTTCTCGCCGTAGCCCGGGGAGGCGAGCAGCTCCCCGACCTCCTTGAGCACCGTGTCGACCTCAAGCTGCTCGGGCATGAGCAGCTTCCCGGCGCCGACGCCCATGACGGTGAAGGCGTTGGGGAACTGGTCCCCGATCTGCGGGCACACCAGCTGCGGGGTGCCGAAGGCCAGCGAGGTGAGGGTGCAGCCGGCGCCGCCGTGGTGGATGATCAGGTCGGTGGCGGCGAGCGAGAGGTTCAGCGGCTGCCAGCCGACGGAGAGCACGCCGTCGCCCAGGTCACCGAGCCTCGTGGCGATCTCCGGGTCGCAGCCGATGACGACCTCGGCGCCGAGCTTCGGCACCCCGGTCGCGATGTCGCGCAGCACGCCGACGAAGTCGCGGAACCCGACGTGCGGCACCAGGCTGCCGAAGGTGAGCAGCACCCGCGGCCTCGTCCGCGGCGCGAGCGCCCAGGCCGGCAGCAGGCCCGGCCCGTTGTAGGGGATGTAGCGGGACGGCAGCGCCGTCGCGTCCTCGGCGCTGGCGACGCTCGGCGGGCAGACGTTGATGACGGCGTCGGGCTCGGGCAGCCCGTCGAGGCCGAGCTGGGCCAGCTCGCCGGCGACCTCCTCGGCCGTGAACGGGAGGGTCTGCGGCAGCCAGGTGATCCCGTAGTTGTGCCGCACCCACGGGATGCCGAGCGCCGCGGCGTGCATCGGAGCGCTGAACTCGCTCGGCTCGGCGATGACGAGGTCTGGCCGCCACGCGTCCAGCAGGGCCCGGGTGCCGGCGAAGGAGTTGCCGGCGAGCGTGCCCCAGGCGCGCCCGGCGGCCGCTAGCCGCTCCTCCAGCGTCGTCGGGACGGTGGCCGCCTCGCCGGACCGGCGGCTGATGATGACGTCCTTGAGCTCCATCGGCGGGCCGGTGACGGCGGCCGGCAGGCCGGCCCCGGTGACCGCGTCGACGAGGTTCTCCGGCACGCCGACGAGCACCTCGTGCCCGGCCGCGCGGAACGCGTGCGCGAGCGTGACCAGTGGGAAGAAGTGGCCGTGCATGGGCACGGCGGAGAAGAGCACCTTCATCGGAAGAATTCCCATCGGGGATTGGGCAGGGTTGGGCTAGTGGGCGACGTCGGCCAGCACGCCTGACTCGTCGTAGGCCGCGACCTCCTCGTAGATCACCGGGCGGCGGTCCGGGTCCTGGAGCGGCCGCAGCGGTGAGGTGGCCGGCTTGTGGCTCGCGCCCTGCTCCCAGGCGGCGAAGTCGGCCATCGAGGCCCACTCGGAGACGACGACGAACCGGCCCGGGTCGCGGGCCGCGCGCATCAGCTGGTTGCCGAGCAGGCCGGGCGTGCCGACGAGCTGGGCGCTGATCTCGTGGTAGGCGGCCTCGACGGCCGCCGGGCCACCGGCCGGGGCGACGGCCCAGATCATCACGCGGACCCGGCTCATCCGGCGGCCGCCACCGACTCGGCCTGCTCGAGCGTGCTCGCGGCGCCCGGCAGGAAGGCCAGCCGGGCGCCGGTGACCATCGAGCCGCTGCTGCGCAGCGGGTGCAGGATCCTGCGGTGCTCCAGATGGCCGGGAGTCTGCTCGAACTCGCGGAACAGCCGCTCGTTCACCCAGTCGCTCATGATGTAGTACGTGCTCGGCTCGTCCGCGGACCGGACCAGCCACTGGCCGAGGTTCGCCGGGTGGCCGGTGATCTGGTCGCCGATCTCCAGCCAGGTCCGCTCGAACTCGGTCTCCCGGCCGGGGTGGACGTGCATCGTCAGCATCACCCGGAACGGCAGGTCGGCGGCCGCGGCCCCGGCGCCGGTGCCCTCGGTCATCTCGACGTCGTACTCGGTGCGTGCCATGGTCAGATCCCTCCGTCAGCCGCGAAGTTGGCGCCGTTGACGTAGCTGGAGACGTCGCTGGCGAGGAAGAGCACCACGTTGGCGATCTCCTCGGGGCTGCCGAGCCGGCCGAGCGGGATGCGGGTCGTGTACATCGCCCGGACGTTCGCCGGCATGCCGGCCGCGTGGTCGGTCTCGGTGACGCCCGGGGTGACGAGGTTGACCCTGATTCCCTTGGCGCCGAGCTCCTTGCACAGCGACCGGGTCAGGCCGATCAGGCCGGTCTTGGCCGCCGTGTAGTGCGCGCGGTTCGGCACGCCGACGACACCGGCCCCCGAGCCGACGTTGATGACCGAGCCGGCGTCGCCCAGCAGCGGCAGCGCGCCCTGGGTGACGAGGTGGGTGGCGGTCAGGTTCGTCATGAGGACCGAGCTCCAGTCCTCGAGCGACAGCTGGCCGTAGGGGACGTGGTTGATCGTGCCGACGTTGTTCACGACGATGTCGAGGCCACCGAGGTGTGCTCCGGTGGCCTCGAGAAGCGCCGCGAGAGCCGCCGGGTCGTTGGCGTCGGCGATCATCACCAGGTGGTTGCCGCCGGTCTCCTTCAGCTCGCGGCGCAGGCTGTCCGCCGCCTCGCTCTCCTGCGAGTGGCTCACGACGACGTGGGCGCCGGCGCGGGCCAGGCCGAGGGCGACGGCGCGGCCGATCCCGCGGGTGCCGCCGGTCACCAGCGCGCGCTTTCCGGCCAGGTCTGCGAACATCGGGCTCCTCATCTCGGGGGAACGGATCGGAAGGTCGGTGTCCCGCCAGCACCGGCCGGGGCGGTGCGCCCTGGCCGGCGGGCCGGCCCGGATCGCCGGCGAGCACCGGTCACGCGGGCCGCCGCAGGACGAGCACGCTGTTGAAGCCGCCGAAGCCCCGTGCCACGACCATCGCGACCTGCGCGGCGCACGGCCGCGGCTCGCGCACCAGGTCCAGTCCGTAGGCCGGGTCGGGCTCGTCGAGGTTGCCGACCGCGGGCAGCACCCCGTCGCGCAGCGCGAGCAGCGCCGTGGCGGTCGACAGCGCGGACCCGCCGGCGCACAGCCGGCCGACCAGGCCGTGCGGGGCCGTCACCGGGACGGCCCCGGCGCCGAACACGTCCCGCAGCGCCGCGGCCTCCAGCGCGTCCAGGTCCCGCGAGCCGGCGCCGTCGGCGAAGACGACGTCCACCTCGCCGGCCTCGACGCCGGCGTCGGCCAGTGCCCGGCGCATCGCGACGGCCAGCCACAGCGGGCTCGGCGCCGCCTGGCTGTGGTGGAAGGCGTCGTGGGTGGCCGCGTAGCCGGCGATCTCGCCGTAGTTCTTGGCCGCGCCGCGCTCGGCCGCCGCCGCCGGGTGCTCGACGAGCAGCGTCGCCCCGCCCTCGCCGGGCAGGTAGCCGCGGGCCCGCACGTCGAACGGCTTGTAGGCGGCCTGGGGCTCGGTGGCCGTGCTGACCCGCCCGCTGGACAGGTGGCAGGTCAGCGCGTATGGGGTGAGGCCGGACTCGGCGGCGCCGGCGAGCACGGTGGCGGTGCCGCGCCGGATCGTCCGCCGCGCCGCCGCCAGGCTGTCGACGCCACCGGTGCCGTCGGCGACGACGACTCCCGACGGGCCCTTGAGGCCGTGGCGGATCGAGGTCTGGCCGGTGGTCGCCGCGTAGAACCAGGCGATCGACTGGTAGACGCTGACCGCGCCGCGGCCCCGGGTGTGCAGCCGGGACAGCTCGCGCTGACCGAAGTCGTTGCCGCCGGACCCGGCGCCGAAGACGACCGAGGTGTCGTACGCGTCCCGGCTGGACGGGTCGTAGCCGGCGTCTTCGAGCGCGAGGCGGCTCGCCGCCATCCCGAACCAGGTCCAGCGGTCGGTCTGCACGATGAACCGGTTGTCGAGGTAGGCGTTCGGGTCGAAGTCGGGGACCTGCCCGGCGAGCCGGGCGGCGTAGCCCGAGGCGTCGAACCGGCTGATCGGCGTGATCGCGAGGTCGCCGCGCAGCGTCGCCGCCCAGTGCTCCTCGACGCCGATCCCGTTCGGTGCGACCACACCGAGACCGGTGACGATCGGCCTGGTCACCGGCGAGCGCCGGGCCGCCCGGTCGGGGGCGGGCCTGGTGGCTGGAGCGGGCCTGGTGGCTGTGGTCACCATGTCTCCGTGTCCTTGATCCGCGCGTTGTCGCCAGGTGGCTGGCGCGGGCCACCCCGCGCGGGCTCGGTCATGCCGCCGTCCCCGGAGCCGTCAGCACGATCGCCGACTGGAAGCCGCCGAAACCGCTGCCGACCGAGAGGGCGACGTCAACGGTGTGGTCCCGGGCGACGTTCGGCACGTAGTCGAGGTCGCACTCGGGGTCGGGTTTCGAGTAGTTCGCCGTGGGCGGCACGACGTCGTGCTCGATGGTCAGCGCGCAGGCGGCGACCTCGATGGAGCCGATCGCGCCGAGCGAGTGCCCGACCATCGACTTCAGCGAGCTGACCGGCACCCGGTAGGCGTGCGCGCCGAGCGACCGCTTGAAGGCGGCCGTCTCGTGCCGGTCGTTCTGTTTGGTGCCGGAGCCGTGCGCGTTGACGTAGTCGACCGCGGACGGGTCGACCCGGGCCTCGTCGAGCGCGAGGCGGATCGCCTCGGCCATCTCCAGGCCGTCGGGGCGCAGGCCCGTCATGTGGAAGGCGTTGGAGCGCGACGCGTACCCGCCGACCTCGGCGTAGATGTGCGC contains the following coding sequences:
- a CDS encoding methyltransferase; the encoded protein is MASIVPAEKIDVVRRIEQLAVGAGLAAIVQTAIKLGIPDSFDDGSVTVDELAKSAQAEPGTLARLMRALTVHGVFDEVEPGRYTHNDMSRYLREDAPIPIKYLVLWMGAAWTWEAWPRLTDAVRTGKTVIPDIYGKDFYSYLGAEGAESAVDFMKAMTAITALSAAPIVDGFDLTGVGSVADIAGGQGRLLVELMERFPHVKGTLFDLESVVANADPKLLEGGELAERATIVSGDLYDKVPVDVDLYILKNILDAPNTNSEKALLNIKESARPGAKVVIIDALMDASVEELRVTTLVDLFLLLNVGGARHNTKEFEILFEKAGLKFLGIKPVPGTFPTQHLAEAIVF
- a CDS encoding glycosyltransferase translates to MKVLFSAVPMHGHFFPLVTLAHAFRAAGHEVLVGVPENLVDAVTGAGLPAAVTGPPMELKDVIISRRSGEAATVPTTLEERLAAAGRAWGTLAGNSFAGTRALLDAWRPDLVIAEPSEFSAPMHAAALGIPWVRHNYGITWLPQTLPFTAEEVAGELAQLGLDGLPEPDAVINVCPPSVASAEDATALPSRYIPYNGPGLLPAWALAPRTRPRVLLTFGSLVPHVGFRDFVGVLRDIATGVPKLGAEVVIGCDPEIATRLGDLGDGVLSVGWQPLNLSLAATDLIIHHGGAGCTLTSLAFGTPQLVCPQIGDQFPNAFTVMGVGAGKLLMPEQLEVDTVLKEVGELLASPGYGEKARAVAAEVAAMPAPAQLVTTLVELAAG
- a CDS encoding antibiotic biosynthesis monooxygenase family protein; protein product: MSRVRVMIWAVAPAGGPAAVEAAYHEISAQLVGTPGLLGNQLMRAARDPGRFVVVSEWASMADFAAWEQGASHKPATSPLRPLQDPDRRPVIYEEVAAYDESGVLADVAH
- a CDS encoding antibiotic biosynthesis monooxygenase family protein produces the protein MTEGTGAGAAAADLPFRVMLTMHVHPGRETEFERTWLEIGDQITGHPANLGQWLVRSADEPSTYYIMSDWVNERLFREFEQTPGHLEHRRILHPLRSSGSMVTGARLAFLPGAASTLEQAESVAAAG
- a CDS encoding SDR family NAD(P)-dependent oxidoreductase, with the protein product MFADLAGKRALVTGGTRGIGRAVALGLARAGAHVVVSHSQESEAADSLRRELKETGGNHLVMIADANDPAALAALLEATGAHLGGLDIVVNNVGTINHVPYGQLSLEDWSSVLMTNLTATHLVTQGALPLLGDAGSVINVGSGAGVVGVPNRAHYTAAKTGLIGLTRSLCKELGAKGIRVNLVTPGVTETDHAAGMPANVRAMYTTRIPLGRLGSPEEIANVVLFLASDVSSYVNGANFAADGGI
- a CDS encoding beta-ketoacyl synthase N-terminal-like domain-containing protein, with product MVTTATRPAPATRPAPDRAARRSPVTRPIVTGLGVVAPNGIGVEEHWAATLRGDLAITPISRFDASGYAARLAGQVPDFDPNAYLDNRFIVQTDRWTWFGMAASRLALEDAGYDPSSRDAYDTSVVFGAGSGGNDFGQRELSRLHTRGRGAVSVYQSIAWFYAATTGQTSIRHGLKGPSGVVVADGTGGVDSLAAARRTIRRGTATVLAGAAESGLTPYALTCHLSSGRVSTATEPQAAYKPFDVRARGYLPGEGGATLLVEHPAAAAERGAAKNYGEIAGYAATHDAFHHSQAAPSPLWLAVAMRRALADAGVEAGEVDVVFADGAGSRDLDALEAAALRDVFGAGAVPVTAPHGLVGRLCAGGSALSTATALLALRDGVLPAVGNLDEPDPAYGLDLVREPRPCAAQVAMVVARGFGGFNSVLVLRRPA